The Mycolicibacterium brumae DNA window CGCGGAGTTCCATCCGGAGTTCGACGCCTCCGGCGCGGCGGCGGTGTTCGACAAGGGCGCGTACTCGGCCGCCTACAGCGGATTCGAAGGCGCCGACGCCGACGGGGTGGGCTTGGCGCAGTGGCTGGCCGACCGCGGTGTCGAAGAGGTCGACGTGGTGGGCATCGCCACCGACTACTGCGTGCGGGCCACCGCCGCGGACGCCGCCCGCGCCGGGCTGCGCACCCGGGTGCTGCTGGACCTGACCGCGGCGGTCGCCCCGCCCAACGTCGCCGCGGTCGCCGACGGGTTGCGCGCCGAAGGCGTGGAAATCGTCGGCGCGCTTCCCGACCCGGGCGCGGACCGATGAGCGAGCCTGCGCCGACGCGC harbors:
- a CDS encoding isochorismatase family protein: MRALIVVDVQNDFCEGGSLAVAGGASTARAISALLAGPHGYDAVVATRDRHIDPGPHFSDHPDYVDSWPPHCVVGTDGAEFHPEFDASGAAAVFDKGAYSAAYSGFEGADADGVGLAQWLADRGVEEVDVVGIATDYCVRATAADAARAGLRTRVLLDLTAAVAPPNVAAVADGLRAEGVEIVGALPDPGADR